Below is a genomic region from Geothermobacter hydrogeniphilus.
AAATCTCTGGGTCGAAGCCAACGCCACCCAACTGCACCAGTTGATTCTCAATCTCTGCACCAACGCCGTTCAGGCCATGGGCGACAAAGGGCACCTTGAAATCCGATTGGAACAGGACGAGAGGGCGCAGGCCGTACTCAAGGTCAGCGACAACGGGCCGGGAATCCCGGCCGATATCCTTGAGCATATTTTCGAACCGTTCTTCACGACAAAAGAAGCCGGTCAAGGGACGGGAATGGGGCTGGCCATGGTACACGGAATCGTCCGCAACCATCACGGAGCCCTGAATGTCCAAAGCACCCCCGGCAACGGTACAACGTTCGAAGTCCGCTTCCCCTGCTGCAATTTTGACAATCTCCCGCTGGAGGAAACCACTGGCGAACTGCCCGGCGGCAAGGAACGGATTCTGGTGGTTGACGATGAGCCCGCCATTCTCCTGGCCTGGCAGACCCTGCTGGAAGACCTCGGTTACCGGGTGACGACGGCGGAGAAACCGGAAACCGCCCTTGAGGAAGTGATGAAAGAAATTTCCAGCTATGACCTGCTGATAACCGACCAGAACATGCCGGAAATGAGCGGTTCTGAACTGGCCCTGGCGATCCGCGACCTCAACCCCAACCTCCCGGTCATCATCTGCACCGGATACAGCGAAAGCTGTTCGCCGGAAGATGCTCGCCATCTCGGCTTTGACCATTACCTGCATAAACCCTGCAGATCCCAGGAATTGGCCGGCGCGGTACGCCAGGTGCTCGATCGCCGAGAGGAAAGCGGAATTGACTCTCAGCCGACCCGGACACAGAATACCGACAAGGATGCTTCGTCACCAACCCTGCAGGATGCCGTGGGACACTGACCCGGATTCCAGACGCCGTATCACCGGCAGGTACAACCCGCCGATTCAAGCTTACGCCGCAATTCCTCCAGGCAATCGTAGGGCACATTCAGCGAACCGAGGCGCGCCCCGGCGGCATCCTGTCCGGAGTCGCCGTTGCCGTGATCGTCGGAGCCGCCGGTCACCAGCAGACCCCGCCGGCGGGTTTCGGTGAGATACCAGAAGGTCTCCTCGACCCCGGCGCCGCCGTTGTAGACCTCGACCCCGTCGAGACCCTTCGGCTGCAGATCGTCGAGAATGCGGCGGAAAGTCTCGCGACCTCCGGGGATGTAGGGGGGGTGAGCCAGCACCGCGACCCCGCCGGCGTCGTGAATCAGGTCGATCGCCTCGACAACCGGAAAGAAACGTTTCTGGATATTGCAGCTGACCAGGTAGTTCTTGAACGCCTCTTCCATGGTCTTGACATGCCCCGCCTCCAGCAGCGCCCGGGCGATGTGCGGACGGCCGAAGGTGCCGCCGGCCAGCTGCCACACCCGCTCGAAGGAAATCGGCGTCCGTCCCTGCTCCACCAGCCTGTCGTTCACCCGCTCGACGATCCGTTCGTTGCGCCCGGCGCGGAAATCACGGAATTCGGCCAGGCTGGCGGTCAGCCGCGGGTGGTGATGATCGAAGCCGTAACCGAGCAGATGCACATCCTGCAGATCCTCCCAGATCACCGATAGCTCCACCCCGGAAATCACCTCGACCCCCAGCCGCTCACCGGCCGCCAGCGCCGCGTCGATGCCGTCGACATTGTCATGGTCGGCCAGGGCGATGGCCGCAACCCCGCGTTCGGCCGCCAGCATCACCACCTCTTCCGGGGTCATCAGGCCGTCGGAACAGGTTGAATGGAGGTGAAGGTCGACGGTTTTGTCAGCTTGGTTCATCTTTTTCTCCCTCGGCAAAGTCCCATTGTACCCTACTTTTTCACCCGAAACCCTGCCTTTTCGAAAGCGGCCTGCAATCCATCAGCAGATTTTTCCCCGCGCTTTCGCTGCGGGCGATTTCCACCCCCACCCTGCGGAGCCGGCTGGGTCTGCTTGATCGACAGGCCGATCCGTTTGCGGGCGCCATCCACACTGAGCACCTTCACCTTCACCTGCTGACCGACCTTGACCACCTCGGCCGGGTCGCGAACGAAGCGATGCGCCAACTCCGAAACATGCACCAGGCCGTCCTGGTGCACACCGACATCGACAAAGGCGCCGAAGGCGGCGACATTGGTCACCGTGCCGTCGAGGGTCATCCCTTCCCTGAGGTCTGAAATCTCCCGCACATCGTCACGGAAGCGCGGCGGCTCGAATTTCTCGCGCGGATCGCGTCCCGGCTTCTGCAGCTCCGCCAGGATGTCCCGCAGGGTCGGCAGCCCGACCTCGTCGCTGACATAACACTGCAGGTCGATACCCGCGACACGTTGCGGATCGGCACAGAGGTCGGCCACGGAGCAGCCGAGATCCGCCGCCATCCGTTCGACCAGAGCGTAGCGCTCCGGGTGGACCGCCGTGTTGTCAAGCGGATGGATGCTTTCCGGCAGGCGCAGGAATCCGGCCGCCAGCTCGAAGGCCCTCGGACCGAAGCGCGACACCTCAAGCAGCGCCCTGCGACTGGCAAAGGGACCGTTGGCGTCACGATGGGCGACGATGTTGCGGGCCAGGTTCTCGCCGAGACCGGAGACGTAGCTGAGCAGCCGCCAGGAGGCGGTATTGAGATTGACCCCGACCCAGTTGACCGCCGACTCGACGGTTGCGTCGAGGCTGCGCTGCAGGGCGTTCTGGTTGACGTCGTGCTGGTACTGGCCGACGCCGATGCTCTTCGGATCGATCTTCACCAGCTCAGCCAGCGGATCCTGCAGGCGGCGGGCGATGGAGACGGCGCCGCGCACCGTCAGGTCGAGATCGGGGAATTCGTCGCGGGCGATCTCGCTGGCCGAGTAGACACTGGCCCCGGCCTCGTTGACCAGTACCACCGGCAGCTCGATGCCGGCCTCCCCCAGGGTCTGACGGGCAAACTGCTCCATCTCGCGCCCGGCGGTGCCGTTGCCGACCGCCAGCAGCTCGATGGCGTGGTCGCGGACCATCTCCAGCAGGGTCACGCGGGCCTGCTCGACCTTTTGCGCGCCGCCGGTGTGCGGGTAGATGGTAGCGTGAGCCAGGAAACGGCCGGTGGCATCAACCGCCGCCAGCTTGGAGCCGGTGCGCAGCCCGGGGTCGATGCCGAGGGTCCGCTTCGGCCCGGCCGCCGGCTGCAGCAGCAGGTTCTTCAGGTTTTCGGCAAACACCTCGATAGCCGCGGCGTCGGCCGCCTGCTTGGCCTCCAGCCGCAGGTCGACCTCGATGGCCGGCGCCAGCAACCGGGCATAGGCGTCCCGTACGATGTCACGCAGCAGCTCGGCAAACGGTCCGCCACCACGAATGACCCGCTTTTCGATCCGCGCCCGGATCTCCTCCTCCGGAGCGGCCAGGGACAGGCGCAGCCAGTCTTCCTTTTCGCCGCGACGCATGGCCAGCAGCCGGTGAGAAGGGATCGAT
It encodes:
- a CDS encoding PHP domain-containing protein: MNQADKTVDLHLHSTCSDGLMTPEEVVMLAAERGVAAIALADHDNVDGIDAALAAGERLGVEVISGVELSVIWEDLQDVHLLGYGFDHHHPRLTASLAEFRDFRAGRNERIVERVNDRLVEQGRTPISFERVWQLAGGTFGRPHIARALLEAGHVKTMEEAFKNYLVSCNIQKRFFPVVEAIDLIHDAGGVAVLAHPPYIPGGRETFRRILDDLQPKGLDGVEVYNGGAGVEETFWYLTETRRRGLLVTGGSDDHGNGDSGQDAAGARLGSLNVPYDCLEELRRKLESAGCTCR
- a CDS encoding Tex family protein, with translation MAIELTEPQRKQLLSWLIEETSLPAGGVARTVELLGEGATVPFIARYRKEATGELDEVQIRTIEERWNYLLELEERRETVLKSIADQQKLTAELEAKIRACRQKTELEDLYLPYRPRRRTKAMIARERGLEPLAEIIWAQQPLPGSLDEIAAPFVDAGREVADTAAALAGAGHILAERIAEDAEIRAQVRRMTWEKGEMVSKVARDREGQVSKYEMYYDYREPLKSIPSHRLLAMRRGEKEDWLRLSLAAPEEEIRARIEKRVIRGGGPFAELLRDIVRDAYARLLAPAIEVDLRLEAKQAADAAAIEVFAENLKNLLLQPAAGPKRTLGIDPGLRTGSKLAAVDATGRFLAHATIYPHTGGAQKVEQARVTLLEMVRDHAIELLAVGNGTAGREMEQFARQTLGEAGIELPVVLVNEAGASVYSASEIARDEFPDLDLTVRGAVSIARRLQDPLAELVKIDPKSIGVGQYQHDVNQNALQRSLDATVESAVNWVGVNLNTASWRLLSYVSGLGENLARNIVAHRDANGPFASRRALLEVSRFGPRAFELAAGFLRLPESIHPLDNTAVHPERYALVERMAADLGCSVADLCADPQRVAGIDLQCYVSDEVGLPTLRDILAELQKPGRDPREKFEPPRFRDDVREISDLREGMTLDGTVTNVAAFGAFVDVGVHQDGLVHVSELAHRFVRDPAEVVKVGQQVKVKVLSVDGARKRIGLSIKQTQPAPQGGGGNRPQRKRGEKSADGLQAAFEKAGFRVKK